One stretch of Muribaculum intestinale DNA includes these proteins:
- a CDS encoding ABC transporter permease yields the protein MTYERLIASRMRLSGYGGGTATSIIMAISGIALAMAIMMAALCIVTGFKHEIRRKIMGFDAHVSILAASDATYIPEDSKTTSVLTFSPQLHDIIDGTGIFHDAELVMEHPAVIKTDSDFEGIVLRGLTPGPGTDFIKESIIDGSWPADSFENSIVISRITSEKLRLNRGDRVFTYFFTDEGIRTRRPQIAAIYDTHFSDYDKIYAYSPIKFIQGVNGLDTLQGNRIDLYMNDTDNIDEGALQLQEAMMREAWAGRLDGMYRISAVTSTGMMYFNWLALLDTNVIVILLLMGLVSGFTLVSSLFIIILERVRMIGILKALGASNKSVTHIFSLLGRRLVTYGMIIGNAIGLGLMLLQQHFHIVPLDPDAYYLDFVPVEINLWQIIALNVGVFAIAWCVLLIPGRLIASVSPAKSMRYE from the coding sequence ATGACATATGAACGCCTGATAGCCTCACGCATGCGTCTCTCCGGATATGGAGGCGGCACAGCGACAAGCATCATTATGGCCATTTCCGGCATAGCGCTGGCAATGGCCATAATGATGGCTGCTTTATGTATCGTGACCGGATTCAAGCACGAAATCCGCAGAAAAATCATGGGCTTTGACGCACATGTATCAATACTTGCAGCATCTGATGCCACTTATATTCCCGAGGACTCAAAGACCACCTCGGTACTGACATTTTCCCCACAGCTACATGACATTATCGACGGCACCGGGATATTCCACGATGCGGAACTCGTGATGGAACACCCTGCGGTGATAAAGACCGATTCCGACTTCGAAGGCATTGTACTGCGCGGACTTACTCCGGGCCCAGGAACAGATTTCATAAAGGAATCAATAATCGACGGCAGTTGGCCGGCCGACTCATTTGAGAACTCAATCGTAATATCACGGATTACTTCTGAAAAGCTACGTCTTAACCGTGGAGACCGGGTCTTTACGTATTTCTTTACCGACGAAGGAATACGTACAAGACGTCCACAGATAGCCGCCATATACGATACACACTTCTCGGATTACGACAAAATATATGCATACTCCCCTATTAAATTCATCCAGGGAGTAAACGGTCTTGATACTCTTCAGGGTAATCGCATAGACCTTTACATGAATGATACTGACAACATTGACGAAGGCGCACTACAGCTACAGGAAGCTATGATGCGTGAAGCCTGGGCAGGACGCCTCGACGGAATGTATCGCATATCGGCTGTAACATCGACAGGCATGATGTATTTCAACTGGCTTGCATTGCTTGACACAAATGTAATCGTGATACTGCTGCTGATGGGACTGGTATCCGGATTCACACTTGTATCATCATTATTCATAATAATACTGGAACGAGTGCGCATGATTGGCATTCTAAAAGCGCTTGGAGCATCCAATAAGTCAGTGACACACATATTCTCTCTTCTTGGCCGGCGTCTTGTGACATACGGCATGATTATCGGAAATGCAATCGGACTTGGTCTCATGCTTTTGCAACAGCATTTCCATATTGTTCCGCTTGATCCCGATGCCTATTATCTTGATTTCGTACCGGTAGAAATCAACCTTTGGCAAATAATCGCACTTAATGTCGGCGTATTTGCAATCGCATGGTGTGTGCTTCTAATTCCTGGACGCCTTATTGCTTCTGTCAGCCCGGCCAAATCAATGCGCTATGAGTAG
- a CDS encoding pyridoxal phosphate-dependent aminotransferase yields the protein MPKVSQRGTEMPASPIRRLVPLANKAKERGIKVYHLNIGQPDVPTPEEGLEALRHIDRKVLEYSPSEGLLSLREKLRQYYHRFNIEVDTDDIIVTTGGSEAVLFAFMATLDPGDEIIVPEPAYANYMAFAISAGAKIITVPSSIDEGFSLPPIEKFEELITPKTKGILICNPNNPTGYLYTMKEMLQIRDLVKKYDLFLYSDEVYREFCYTGAPYISAFHLPGIEDKVVLIDSVSKRYNECGIRIGALITKHQELKKNIMKFCQARLSPPLLGQIVAEASIDTPQDYMLATYNEYVDRRKFLIDQLNKIPGCYSPIPMGAFYTVVKLPVDNADRFCEWCLEEFEYEGQTIFMAPASGFYTTEGMGRDEVRMAYVLCKDDLAKAMKVLQEALKAYPGHIGNS from the coding sequence ATGCCAAAAGTATCACAGCGCGGCACCGAGATGCCGGCTTCTCCTATACGTCGCCTTGTTCCACTGGCCAATAAGGCTAAAGAACGCGGTATAAAGGTATACCATCTCAACATAGGTCAGCCTGATGTACCCACCCCTGAAGAAGGATTAGAGGCATTGCGCCATATCGACCGAAAAGTGCTTGAGTACAGTCCTTCGGAGGGATTGCTGTCGCTGCGCGAAAAACTCCGTCAATATTATCACCGCTTTAACATTGAAGTCGATACGGACGACATAATCGTCACTACCGGAGGAAGCGAGGCTGTACTTTTTGCCTTCATGGCAACTCTTGATCCGGGCGACGAGATTATCGTACCGGAGCCAGCATATGCTAATTATATGGCATTTGCCATTTCGGCCGGCGCAAAAATCATAACGGTGCCCTCATCCATCGACGAGGGTTTCTCCCTGCCTCCGATTGAGAAGTTCGAGGAACTCATCACGCCTAAGACCAAAGGCATTCTGATATGCAACCCGAACAACCCTACTGGATACCTGTATACGATGAAGGAGATGCTCCAGATTCGTGACCTGGTCAAGAAATACGACCTGTTTCTATACTCCGATGAAGTATACCGCGAATTCTGCTATACAGGTGCGCCCTATATCTCGGCATTTCATCTCCCGGGCATAGAAGACAAAGTTGTACTCATCGACTCTGTATCAAAGAGATACAACGAATGTGGAATACGTATCGGAGCCCTTATCACCAAGCATCAGGAACTGAAGAAAAATATAATGAAGTTCTGCCAGGCCCGTCTGAGCCCTCCTCTTCTCGGACAGATTGTAGCCGAAGCGTCAATTGACACCCCTCAGGATTACATGCTTGCCACATACAACGAATACGTTGACCGACGTAAATTCCTTATTGACCAGCTCAACAAGATTCCCGGATGCTATAGCCCGATTCCGATGGGCGCATTCTATACGGTAGTCAAACTCCCGGTCGACAATGCCGACCGGTTCTGTGAATGGTGTCTTGAAGAATTTGAATACGAAGGACAGACAATATTCATGGCTCCGGCATCAGGATTTTACACAACCGAAGGCATGGGTCGCGATGAAGTCAGAATGGCATACGTGCTCTGCAAAGATGATCTTGCAAAAGCGATGAAAGTGCTACAGGAAGCCCTGAAAGCATATCCGGGCCATATTGGCAATTCTTGA